The following proteins come from a genomic window of Coffea arabica cultivar ET-39 chromosome 11c, Coffea Arabica ET-39 HiFi, whole genome shotgun sequence:
- the LOC140016468 gene encoding uncharacterized protein gives METRQRRTRGRGREPRQVQDQGEEQGSVANQNQEPRGDGGDQVATAINRMTDLLARLVDQQGQVPGNQQRDPEVGEDRALERFQKFAPPKILGGPEPEVAENWFERMEDIFAALHYSEERQEKREDEFIKLRQGTSSVAEYETQFTRLSKFAPKLVVSEQKRIRRFIQGLNIEIQKDLAAAQIDTFKDALEKAQRVEQARSQVRTFQAKKRGAPTSTPGRSDQNVPPPKFGKGTSGARIAGTPRGGASSRGAQGGRGQGQQKTVSLGVPAPTTRVSCGYCGKPNHTEDNCWKKLKKCLVCGSSEHQIATCPVKNRDGNVGTQSEKSNPKQPTASASRPKTSARVFALDHRRVPDSSEVVEGTIPIFHRLAKLLIDPGATHSFVNPAFMCGIAVNPVKLPYDLEVKTPTGSQSLITNMVYKNCEIWVGERKLVGDLISLDLKGYDVIIGMDSLARYNAQLNCKTKVVEFSIPGEATLWLDVRGRLASSALVSGIRARKLLSKGAQGYLAFLINTPGDKVKLEDVVVVNEFPDVFPDELKSMPSEREIEFKIDLVPGTAPIAKTPYRMAPAELKELKLQLQDLLERGFIRESESPWGAPVLFVKKKDGSLRLCIDYRGLNDVTVKNKYPLPHIDELFDQLQGAVVFSKLDLRQGYYQLRIRQEDIPKTAFNSRYGHFEFAVMPFGHIISKDGISVDPVKVEAVAEWKHPETPTEKELNLRQRRWVEFLEDYDCTINYHPGKANVVADALSRQVQIAGLMAKEWNLLKEVSEWNPRLDRQRMKKEIAQFVQKCLVCQQVKAEHQKPSGLLQPLEIPEWKWEHITMDFVSGLPRTQKGHDAVWVIVDRLTKSAHFLPVNMKYSMEKLAQLYMDEIVRLHGIPVSIVSDRDPRFVSRFWQQLQGTLGTKLNFSTTYHPQTDGQSERTIQTLEDMLRTCILDFGGSWGQYMVLVEFAYNNSYHSSIQMAPYEALYGRKCRSPIFWDEVGERRVLDPVAVPWIEDAYEKVKVIRQRLQTAQSRQKSYADNRRKDLEFEIGDKVFLKVTPLRSLTAGKGKKLHPRYVGPFKILQRVGNVAYRLELRTSLSRVHDVFHVSMLKKYYPDPTHILKPEEIDIDECLTYEERPVQILDRKVKELRTKQIPLVKVLWRNHEVEEATWEVEEDIRAKYPKLFNDEGL, from the exons ATGGAAACGAGACAAAGACGTACTCGGGGCCGTGGACGAGAACCCAGGCAAGTCCAAGATCAAGGGGAGGAACAAGGTTCGGTGGCGAATCAAAACCAGGAACCCCGAGGTGATGGAGGGGACCAAGTAGCAACAGCTATTAATCGAATGACTGATTTGTTGGCCCGCTTGGTTGACCAGCAGGGTCAAGTACCTGGTAACCAACAAAGGGACCCCGAAGTAGGCGAGGATAGGGCCCTGGAgcggtttcaaaagtttgcccctCCAAAAATTCTTGGAGGACCTGAACCCGAAGTTGCCGAGAATTGGTTCGAGCGAATGGAGGATATATTCGCCGCGTTGCATTACTCTGAAGAGAGGCAA gagaaaagggaggatgaGTTCATTAAACTGCGCCAAGGCACTTCAAGTGTGGCAGAGTATGAGACGCAGTTCACCCGACTTTCCAAGTTTGCCCCAAAATTGGTGGTAAGTGAGCAAAAGCGTATAAGGCGGTTTATACAAGGTTTGAATATAGAAATCCAAAAGGATTTGGCTGCCGCTCAAATTGACACCTTTAAGGATGCGCTTGAAAAGGCTCAACGTGTGGAGCAGGCCCGATCTCAAGTTCGGACCTttcaggctaagaagcgtggtgCACCCACCAGTACTCCTGGCCGAAGTGATCAGAATGTGCCACCTCCGAAGTTTGGAAAGGGTACGAGTGGAGCCCGAATTGCGGGGACACCAAGAGGTGGAGCTTCTTCTAGAGGAGCTCAAGGTGGAAGGGGACAGGGACAACAGAAAACTGTCTCCCTAGGAGTTCCCGCACCCACCACACGTGTAAgctgtggatattgtggtaaGCCAAATCATACcgaagacaattgctggaaaaagTTGAAAAAGTGCCTTGTTTGTGGAAGTTCTGAGCACCAGATTGCCACTTGCCCTGTTAAGAATCGTGACGGGAACGTGGGTACCCAGTCGGAAAAGTCAAACCCTAAGCAACCTACCGCCAGTGCTAGTCGACCCAAAACCTCTGCTAGGGTTTTTGCTTTGGACCACCGGCGAGTTCCGGATTCATCGGAagtagtggaaggtacgatccctatattCCACCGCTTAGCTAAACTTTTGATTGACCCTGGGGCAACCCATTCTTTTGTGAATCCTGCCTTTATGTGTGGTATTGCTGTGAATCCTGTTAAGTTGCCATATGATTTAGAAGTGAAAACACCCACTGGGAGTCAAAGCCTGATTACCAATATGGTctataaaaattgtgagatttgggtAGGAGAACGGAAGTTAGTGGGTGACTTGATAAGTTTAGACCTTAAGGGATACGATGTAATTATAGGCATGGATTCGCTAGCCCGTTATAACGCCCAATTGAACTGTAAAACAAAGGTGGTAGAATTCTCGATACCCGGAGAGGCAACTTTATGGTTGGACGtgaggggtaggttagcctcgtctgcacttgtTTCGGGAATCCGAGCCAGAAAGTTGTTGAGTAAGGGGGCGCAAGGCTACTTAGCCTTCTTAATTAATACTCCTGGAGATAAAGTGAAACTGGAGGATGTTGTAGTAGTGAATGAATTTCCTGATGTCTTTCCCGATGAGTTGAAATCGATGCCATCAGAAAGGGAAATAGAATTTAAGATCGATTTAGTACCTGGAACTGCTCCCATTGCAAAAACgccataccgaatggcccctGCCGAACTTAAAGAGTTGAAACTGCAGTTACAAGATCTGTtagaacgagggtttattcgaGAAAGTGAGTCACCGTGGGGGGCACCAgtgttatttgttaagaaaaaggatggtaGTTTAAGACTGTGCATTGACTATCGTGGCCTAAATGATGTTACGGTGAAAAATAAATATCCCTTACcacacattgatgaattgtttgaccaactaCAAGGGGCAGTAGTTTTCTCTAAGTTGGACTTGAGGCAAGGCTACTACCAGTTACGAATTAGGCAAGAGGATATACCGAAGACTGCCTTTAATTCCAGATATGGTCATTTTGAGTTCGCtgtgatgccttttg ggCATATAATATCTAAAGATGGAATTTCTGTGGATCCAGTGAAAGTGGAGGCTGTAGCTGAGTGGAAACACCCGGAAACCCCGACTGAG AAGGAGTTAAACTTGAGACAGCGTCGGTGGGTGGAATTTCTTGAGGATTATGACTGTACAATTAACTATCACCCAGGCAAGGCTAATGTTGTAGCGGACGCTTTAAGCCGACAAGTGCAAATAGCTGGATTGATGGCTAAGGAATGGAATTTGCTGAAGGAAGTGAGTGAATGGAACCCGCGATTAGACCGACAGAGG atgaagaaagaaattgctCAGTTTGTCCAAAAATGTTTGgtgtgccaacaagtgaaagctgaGCATCAAAAGCCTTCAGGTCTTCTGCAACCTCTGGAGATCcccgagtggaaatgggaacatattACTATGGATTTCGTATCAGGATTACCCCGTACCCAGAAAGGTCACGACGCCGTTTGGGTAATAGTAGACAGGTTGACCAAGTCTGCTCATTTCTTACCcgtaaatatgaaatattctaTGGAGAAATTGGCCCAACTATACATGGATGAGATTGTGAGGTTACATGGAATCCCTGTAAGCATTGTGTCTGATAGAGACCCACGATTTGTGTCTCGTTTTTGGCAACAATTACAAGGAACCTTAGGGACCAAGCTGAACTTTAGTACTACCTATCATccccaaactgatggacaatcggagAGGACCATTCAGACACTTGAAGACATGTTGAGGACCTGTATTCTAGATTTTGGTGGAAGTTGGGGACAATAcatggttttggttgaattcgCATACAATAATAGTTACCATTCTTCAATAcaaatggcaccgtatgaaGCTCTCTATGGAAGAAAGTGCCGATCACCAATattttgggatgaagtaggagagagaagagTTTTAGACCCAGTTGCAGTACCATGGATCGAGGATGCGTATGAGAAAGTGAAAGTGATACGTCAGAGGCTTCAGACAGCgcaaagtcgacaaaagagttaCGCTGATAATCGACGAAAGGACTTGGAGTTTGAGATTGGGGACAAGGTATTCTTGAAGGTTACGCCACTTCGAAGTCTCACggcaggaaaaggaaagaagcttcatcCAAGATACGTAGGACCATTCAAAATCCTTCAACGAGTTGGAAACGTGGCATATCGATTGGAGTTACGAACAAGTCTATCCAGGGTTCATGATGTATTTCACGTGTCCATGTTGAAAAAGTATTATCCAGATCCCACTCATATACTGAAGCCAGAGGAAATTGACATTGATGAATGTTTGACCTACGAGGAAAGACCAGTGCAAATCTTAgatcgaaaagtgaaggaattgaggactAAGCAAATACCCTTGGTAAAGGTCTTGTGGAGAAACCATGAGGTGGAGGAGGCtacttgggaagtggaagaggacATTCGCGCCAAATACCCTAAGCTATTCAATGATGaag GATTATAG